The following proteins are encoded in a genomic region of Labrus mixtus unplaced genomic scaffold, fLabMix1.1 SCAFFOLD_64, whole genome shotgun sequence:
- the l2hgdh gene encoding L-2-hydroxyglutarate dehydrogenase, mitochondrial encodes MKNNVRDLSIVDAKGIREREPYCRGIMALDSPYTGIVDWRMVALRYGRDFEEAGGTVLTDSEVNNIAAVNDSPSGSAEGMKYPLAIRDTKGREVHCRYVLTCGGLYSDRLSQMSGCSGEPRIVPFRGDYLVLKPEKHHLVKGNIYPVPDPRFPFLGVHFTPRMDGSVWLGPNAVLAFKREGYKVYDFNARDFADALSFRGLQKLVMRNLTYGIGEMYRGVFIRAQVKILQKYIPDLSLGDVLRGPAGVRAQALDRDGNLVDDFVFDGGVGDVGSRVLHVRNAPSPAATSSLAIAEMIADEVESRFTL; translated from the exons ATGAAGAACAACGTGCGAGACCTGAGTATCGTGGATGCCAAGGGGATCCGAGAGCGAGAGCCGTACTGCAGG GGGATCATGGCGTTGGATTCTCCGTACACTGGCATCGTGGACTGGAGGATGGTGGCGCTCAGATACGGCAGAGACTTTGAGGAGGCGGGCGGCACGGTGCTCACGGACTCGGAGGTCAACAACATCGCCGCGGTCAACGACAGCCCGTCTGGGAGCGCCGAGG GAATGAAATATCCGCTCGCCATCAGAGACACGAAG GGCAGAGAGGTGCACTGTCGGTACGTCCTGACCTGCGGAGGCCTGTACTCAGACCGCCTCTCTCAGATGTCAGGATGCAGTGGCGAGCCGAGGATCGTCCCCTTCAGAGGAGATTATTTAGTCCTGAAGCCAGAGAAACACCACCTGGTCAAAGGAAACATCTACCCA GTTCCTGACCCTCGCTTCCCGTTCCTCGGCGTTCACTTCACCCCGCGGATGGACGGGAGCGTGTGGCTCGGCCCGAACGCCGTCCTGGCCTTCAAAAGAGAAGGTTACAAAGTGTACGACTTCAACGCCCGAGACTTTGCCGACGCCCTCTCGTTCAG aggtCTCCAGAAGTTGGTGATGAGGAACTTGACGTACGGCATCGGAGAAATGTATCGAGGAGTTTTTATTCGAGCTCAGGTGAAAATCCTGCAGAAGTACATCCCTGACCTGAGTCTGGGAGACGTGCTCAG GGGTCCTGCAGGTGTTCGGGCTCAGGCGCTCGATCGAGACGGGAACCTGGTGGACGACTTTGTGTTTGACGGCGGAGTCGGGGACGTGGGCAGTCGGGTTCTCCACGTGCGTAACGCCCCCTCGCCGGCGGCCACCTCCTCCCTCGCCATCGCTGAGATGATTGCAGACGAGGTGGAGAGCCGCTTCACGCTGTAG